Proteins from one Solenopsis invicta isolate M01_SB chromosome 11, UNIL_Sinv_3.0, whole genome shotgun sequence genomic window:
- the LOC105194703 gene encoding dedicator of cytokinesis protein 1 isoform X4: MDKMTMTWKRIEEHSGVAIHNFAHPIPHAICLTVGEVVQITAECADWYYGRSKFKGTCGIFPKSYIHILQKSTNTDNLVQEITNVLREWGHHWKHLYVTHSEHFRTMQQQILDAVGYRSKILSGTLTVDELKDMKRLATAKIDTGNQLLGLDMVVRDEHGNILNPMETSTIQLYYHHETAAERIRKACNDTKKKPYKPQVPVYSHIFFVSVRNFVCKMAEDVELLLTLYDGREMKAITENYVVSWSKEGLARDIDQLHNLRVLFTDLGSRDLTRDKVYLACYVIRIGGMEAKEPDHRRSSVTQANQTKTKSAESMRRPFGVAAMDISLFITGKLEGDVEQHHFIPFVQCCEKDSLDGTLRRIIAQKEASTQKHVNGNIANVTGGQGLWTSLKLLRGDPKQVRDENPHLVLGNVAIARKMGFPEVILPGDVRNDLYLTLISGEFSKGSKSTDKNVEVTVKVCNEHGIAIPGVMTLGGGASPIDEYRSVIYYHEDKPRWCETFKIAIPIEEFKQAHLKFTFKHRSSNEAKDKSEKPFALSYVRLMQRNGTTLQDIQHELLVYKLEQKKYEESDISYFKLPSTRGELAQLNMEKKPSLGSLTLSSKDSFLIATNICSTKLTQNVDLLGLLNWASHNTDLKESLAALMKVDGEEIVKFLQDVLDALFNILMSNSDSDVYDDMVFECLLYIIGLVSDRKYQHFQPVLDLYISESFSATLAYKKLISVLCKRIDSVSNGDGQERDLLLKTMKSLQYCMRFIVESRLLFTELNQDEEEFSQTLTDLLRSIVNLMSHETDGTLLVQGACLKYLPTTIPHLLRVYSGKQLSTILTDLLVTLPTGRLTKQKMMTVNDIVHSPLFLNVDCRAILLPRITILVRDLLEAKEEGLSSTPGKSVAKVARLLGENRHRLNQHRGYSEEVELCVKILSDILELTFRKDIGSTVSDVKEIMLTALRTIIQTVISMDRENPLVGNLVSVMLAIFRQMTQLHYEVYINHFGTRIDLLDFLMEILLVFKDLVSRSVFAGDWCEMIMLQNNIILNSLRYFSATIRDYFFTEFEHQAWSNFFHCAIAFLTQPALQLETFTSAKRNRIIKRYKDMRRATVFEIRSMWFNLGQHKILFVPGLVGAILEMALIPDTELRKATIPIFFDMMQCEYYSSRIVEGYGDTKRDPAHIKANFTEYENEMIAKLDILVEGGRGDEQFRTLWIDVMGSLCEKHSTMREQGLRFVDTIARLMERLLQYRDIIHAESQEHRMLCTVNLLEFYSEINRKEMYIRYVNKLCELHLECDNYTEAAYSLKLHSHLLAWSDQPLSPLLISHRYPLCQTHRELKEALYNDIIDYFDKGRMWECALAVCKELVSQYEEETFDYLQLSVLLRRMAKFYDCIVKQLRPEPEYFRVAYYGRGHPAFLQNKVFVYRGKEYERLSDFCTRTLNQLPNAEQMNKLSPPTTEMLESYHQYVQINKVEPLMDEKRHRLSGKPVTAEAVLRYHRVNDVQRFRFSRPAPRKEIIAANSDKEKEANTGTNNSNEFASLWLERTVLVTSYPLPGILRWFPVTSSETYLVSPLRNAIETMEATNTALRDLIIANKSDPSLPLNPLSMKLNGILDPAVMGGIDNYEKAFLNVEYKDSHPEDSSDLLKLEGLIAEQIPLLSVGLQLHKARAPTELAPFHQRLEQCFMSMRNQVEAKYGKRTCDLQIESLTQTVTMRRPPTSRGDNHCLSESNMNNSDCKTRYRVSSLTRSQVATFKSLASFNFNNNIPPSNAQSINLSRSNSMRSHILSTASLQKALGSPSSGTYKKKDSKRRSSRKSDSATVMKTDQPTSQWYTTTEISHGSIQQTASSVTSLISNLHSSHVFELRQELTPKRPLRSEAEKERRMSNRWSGHSHYLRNVNNGLESSGLGKGNRDSVGTTDSTASEDDPPPPLPIKMREADYCNLPDELSTNRCSTTLNNLNKSSGQCKNKLPTPTDDDLDDHSKPPTPPPKPKRQAHNLSKNTLASNDVENSLVEDSSTA; encoded by the exons ATGGATAAAATGACAATGACATGGAAACGGATTGAGGAACATTCAGGAGTAG CCATCCATAATTTTGCACATCCAATCCCGCACGCAATATGCTTAACAGTCGGAGAGGTTGTACAAATAACTGCGGAATGTGCAGATTGGTATTATGGCCGCAGCAAGTTTAAGGGTACATGTGGAATTTTCCCAAAGTCCTATATACATATCCTACAGAAATCAACGAATACGGATAACTTAGTGCAGGAAATTACTAACGTCTTACGAGAATGGGGCCATCATTGGAAACATTTATATGTG ACTCATTCCGAGCATTTCCGGACGATGCAACAACAAATTCTGGATGCAGTTGGATACAGAAGCAAAATTTTGAGTGGTACCTTAACAGTAGACGAGTTGAAGGATATGAAAAGATTGGCAACGGCGAAAATAGACACTGGGAATCAATTGCTGGGCTTGGACATGGTGGTTCGAGACGAACATGGAAATATTCTGAATCCCATGGAGACGAGCACTATTCAGTTATACTACCATCACGAGACTGCTGCAGAAAGGATAAGAAAAGCGTGCAATGATACCAAGAAGAAGCCCTATAAGCCACAAGTACCTGTGTATTCACATATCTTCTTTGTCAGTGTGAGAAACTTCGTATGTAAGATGGCGGAGGATGTAGAACTGCTATTGACTTTGTACGACGGCAGAGAGATGAAAGCCATCACGGAGAATTACGTGGTATCGTGGAGCAAAGAAGGACTTGCAAGGGACATCGATCAGTTGCATAATCTTAGAGTATTGTTCACGGATCTTGGTTCTAGAGATTTGACAAGAGACAAAGTCTATTTAGCTTGTTACGTAATTAGAATAGGCGGTATGGAAGCCAAAGAACCAGACCACCGTCGCTCGAGTGTCACACAAGCCAATCAAACCAAAACTAAGAGCGCGGAGAGTATGAGGAGACCATTCGGTGTGGCCGCGATGGATATTAGCTTATTCATTACCGGCAAGCTTGAGGGTGATGTTGAGCAACATCACTTTATACCTTTTGTACA ATGTTGTGAGAAAGATAGCCTTGACGGCACGTTACGTAGAATTATTGCGCAGAAAGAGGCAAGTACCCAGAAACACGTCAACGGTAATATTGCCAATGTCACAGGTGGACAAGGATTGTGGACTAGTTTAAAATTGTTAAGGGGCGATCCGAAACAG GTGCGTGATGAAAATCCACATTTGGTACTCGGTAATGTTGCCATCGCGCGTAAAATGGGATTCCCAGAAGTTATCTTACCGGGTGACGTACGCAACGATCTGTACCTTACTTTAATTAGTGGTGAATTTAGCAAAGGCTCCAAATCTACGGACAAAAATGTGGAAGTAACG GTTAAAGTATGTAATGAACATGGTATAGCAATCCCCGGAGTTATGACATTAGGTGGCGGTGCGTCACCAATTGACGAGTACCGTAGCGTTATTTATTATCACGAGGACAAACCTAGATGGTGCGAAACGTTTAAGATTGCCATACCTATAGAAGAATTTAAGCAGGCCCACTTAAAGTTTACGTTTAAGCATCGTAGTTCTAATGAAGCAAAAGATAAGTCTGAAAAGCCATTTGCTTTAAGTTATGTTCGATTAATGCAGCGCAATGGAACGACTTTACAAGACATACAGCACGAATTGTTGGTTTACAAATTAGAACAGAAGAAGTACGAAGAGAGTGATATATCCTACTTCAAGTTGCCATCTACACGTGGAGAATTg GCTCAATTGAATATGGAGAAGAAGCCAAGTTTAGGATCGCTAACATTAAGCAGCAAAGATAGTTTCTTGATAGCGACCAATATTTGCTCAACTAAATTAACCCAGAATGTAGACTTACTAGGTTTACTTAATTGGGCGTCACACAATACAGACTTAAAAGAATCTTTAGCTGCTTTAATGAAGGTCGATGGAGAGGAAATAGTGAAGTTTTTACAG GATGTTTTGGAtgctttatttaatatcttaatgaGTAATTCAGACAGCGACGTATACGATGATATGGTCTTTGAGTgccttttatatattattggaCTTGTATCCGATAGAAAGTATCAGCATTTCCAACCAGtattagatttatatatttctgaaaGTTTTTCTGCAACTCTCgcatataagaaattaatttcggTATTGTGCAAGCGTATAGACAGCGTCAGCAACGGCGACGGTCAGGAACGAGATTTATTGCTTAAGACAATGAAAAGTCTGCAATACTGCATGAGATTTATTGTCGAATCTCGTCTTTTATTTACTGA gttAAATCAGGATGAAGAAGAATTCTCACAAACCTTGACTGATCTATTACGATCTATCGTTAATCTCATGAGTCATGAAACAGATGGTACTCTGTTGGTTCAAGGAGCCTGTCTCAAGTATCTACCAACAACGATACCTCATTTATTAAGAGTTTATAGTGGCAAGCAATTGAGTACAATTTTAACGGATTTACTTGTGACTCTACCAACAGGTAGATTAACCAAACAAAAAATGATGACAGTAAACGACATCGTCCACAGTCcgctttttttaaatgtggACTGTAGAGCGATTTTATTACCAAGAATCACTATACTTGTGAGGGACTTGTTGGAAGCCAAAGAGGAG GGGCTATCCAGTACGCCTGGAAAGAGCGTGGCGAAGGTAGCCAGGTTGCTCGGCGAAAATCGGCATCGACTCAACCAACACCGCGGCTACTCCGAAGAG gTGGAATTATGCGTCAAGATATTATCTGACATCCTGGAACTGACTTTTAGAAAAGATATAGGTAGCACAGTTTCAGATGTTAAAGAGATAATGTTGACGGCCTTGCGTACTATTATACAGACAGTTATTTCAATGGATAGAGAAAATCCCTTAGTTGGAAACTTAGTTTCAGTAATGTTGGCGATATTCAG acaAATGACACAGCTCCATTATGAAGTGTATATTAATCATTTTGGAACAAGAATTGATTTACTTGATTTTCTTATGGAGATATTATTAGTCTTTAAAGATCTGGTTTCTAGAAGCGTATTTGCGGGGGATTGGTGTGAAATGATCATGcttcaaaataacattattttgaattctttGCGTTATTTCTCAGCCACGATTAGAGATTATTTTTTCACCGAATTTGAGCATCAAGCGTGGTCAAATTTCTTTCATTGCGCTATTGCGTTCTTAACTCAACCTGCCCTACAATTGGAAACATTTACATCAGCAAAACGAAATCGTATTATTAAACGTTATAAAGATATGCGCAG AGCAACCGTGTTCGAAATTAGATCTATGTGGTTTAACTTAGGCCAACACAAAATACTGTTTGTACCCGGTTTAGTTGGTGCCATCCTTGAAATGGCATTGATACCTGATACTGAATTAAGAAAGGCTACTATACCTATCTTTTTCGACATGATGCAATGCGAGTACTATAGTTCACGTATAGTGGAGGGATATGGGGACACTAAACGCGATCCTGCTCATATCAAAGCTAATTTTACAGAATATGAAAATGAAATGATTGCAAAATTGGATATTTtg GTCGAAGGAGGCAGAGGTGATGAACAATTTCGTACACTTTGGATTGACGTTATGGGTTCTTTATGCGAGAAACATTCTACAATGCGAGAGCAAGGCTTACGTTTTGTAGACACTATAGCTCGACTTATGGAACGCTTATTACAATATCGCGATATTATTCACGCAGAATCCCAAGAACATCGCATGCTTTGTACTGTGAATTTATTGGAATTCTATTCTGAAATTAATAGAAAGGAAATGTATATCag ATATGTGAACAAGCTGTGTGAATTACATCTAGAATGCGATAATTATACAGAAGCAGCTTATTCTCTAAAGCTCCACAGTCATTTGTTAGCTTGGAGTGATCAGCCTTTGTCACCTTTGTTAATATCCCATAG GTATCCATTATGTCAAACACACCGTGAATTGAAAGAAGCGTTGTACAATGATATcattgattattttgataaaggAAGAATGTGGGAATGTGCTCTTGCCGTTTGTAAAGAACTAGTTTCGCAATATGAAGAAGAAACATTCGATTACTTGCAATTGTCCGTACTATTAAGACGTATGGCGAAATTTTATGATTGCATAGTGAAACAGTTAAGACCTGAACCAGAATATTTCAGAGTCGCGTATTACGGTAGAGGACACCCCGCTTTTCTTCAAAACAAA GTGTTTGTGTATCGAGGAAAAGAATATGAACGACTTAGTGATTTTTGTACTAGAACACTGAATCAGTTACCGAATGCTGaacaaatgaataaattgtCGCCACCCACCACAGAGATGCTGGAATCATATCATCAGTACGTACAAATCAATAAGGTAGAACCACTGATGGATGAGAAAAGGCATCGTTTAAGCGGTAAACCCGTTACTGCGGAAGCAGTTTTAAG ATATCATCGTGTAAATGATGTGCAGCGCTTCAGATTTTCAAGACCCGCTCCGAGAAAGGAAATTATTGCGGCAAATAGCGATAAGGAAAAGGAAGCAAATACCGGCACTAATAATAGCAACGAGTTCGCCTCTTTATGGTTGGAAAGAACGGTACTCGTTACAAGCTATCCGTTGCCGGGAATTCTTCGATGGTTCCCTGTGACGTCTAGCGAGACATATTTAGTCAGCCCCTTGAGGAATGCGATTGAAACTATGGAAGCTACAAATACAGCACTGAGGGATCTCATTATTGCTAACAa AAGTGATCCCAGTCTTCCATTGAATCCTTTGAGCATGAAATTGAATGGTATATTGGATCCAGCTGTGATGGGTGGTATCGATAACTACGAAAAGGCTTTCCTCAATGTAGAATACAAAGATAGTCATCCAGAAGACAGTTCGGATCTTTTAAAGTTAGAGGGGCTTATTGCAGAGCAAATACCTCTACTTAGTGTAGGTCTACAATTACATAAAGCACGAGCACCTACTGAGTTGGCGCCATTTCATCAACGTTTAGAACAATGTTTCATGTCGATGCGTAATCAAGTGGAGGCTAAATATGGAAAAAGA ACCTGCGATTTGCAAATTGAAAGCCTAACGCAAACCGTAACAATGCGAAGACCACCAACCTCGAGAGGAGATAATCACTGCCTGTCCGAGTCAAATATGAATAATTCAGA CTGTAAAACTCGCTACAGGGTATCCTCACTTACAAGATCCCAAGTTGCAACGTTCAAGTCGCTTGCATCGTTCAATTTTAACAACAACATACCTCCGAGTAATGCTCAAAGCATCAATTTGTCAAG AAGCAACTCGATGCGTTCGCACATCTTGTCGACGGCCTCTTTGCAAAAAGCATTAGGAAGTCCAAGTTCAGGCACGTACAAGAAAAAGGATTCGAAACGTAGAAGCTCACGAAAAAGTGACTCTGCCACAGTGATGAAAACTGATCAACCGACCAGCCAGTGGTATACCACGACCGAAATATCCCACGGTTCTATTCAGCAAACAGCATCATCTGTTACGTCATTAATATCTAATTTACACTCATCACATGTATTTGAGCTTCGACAAGAG CTCACGCCAAAACGTCCCTTGAGATCGGAAgcggagaaagaaagaagaatgagTAATCGTTGGTCCGGCCACTCTCACTACCTAAGAAACGTCAACAATGGACTAGAATCAAGTGGTTTAGGGAAGGGAAACAGAGATAGCGTCGGTACAACCGACAGTACAGCATCCGAGGATGATCCACCACCACCTCTACCGATTAAAATGCGCGAGGCCGATTATTGCAATCTTCCAGACGAACTGTCCACCAATCGATGTTCAACTACTTTAAATAATCTAAACAAGTCTTCGGGACAGTGTAAAAATAAGTTGCCAACGCCTACCGATGATGATCTGGATGATCATTCTAAACCGCCAACACCTCCACCAAAACCGAAAAGACAGGCTCACAATTTGAGCAAGAACACGCTTGCCTCAAACGACGTCGAAAACTCGCTTGTCGAAGATTCATCAACTGCATAA